One genomic segment of Erysipelotrichaceae bacterium 66202529 includes these proteins:
- a CDS encoding CvpA family protein → MSIILIVNIVIVCVLCACILGGYRDGFLLKLLSILGFFVCGFLAWWASGILGGFLHLYPQSAVPMQDTPLEGLLYEHLNHLLLFVLLFVLLQLAILILKPFTKAANHVPIVSGINRMLGAALGALQAVLLMVLAALICQLPFWKTGNEIASASLLRYGEPLLKTITFYAREPLQELSKLTSALEEKQTLSTAEKETVRDWLLQQNMKKEDVDTVLSALQ, encoded by the coding sequence GTGTCCATAATTTTGATTGTGAATATCGTAATCGTATGTGTGTTATGTGCCTGCATCCTTGGCGGATACCGTGATGGCTTTCTGCTGAAGCTGCTCAGTATCCTTGGTTTCTTCGTATGCGGCTTTCTGGCATGGTGGGCATCGGGAATCCTTGGCGGCTTCCTGCATCTGTATCCGCAAAGTGCCGTTCCCATGCAGGATACACCGCTGGAGGGGCTGCTGTATGAGCATCTGAATCATCTGCTGCTGTTTGTACTTCTATTTGTCTTGCTGCAGCTGGCAATTCTTATATTGAAGCCTTTTACAAAGGCGGCGAATCATGTGCCAATCGTATCCGGAATCAACCGTATGCTGGGGGCAGCACTGGGCGCTTTGCAGGCTGTTCTGCTCATGGTGCTGGCAGCATTGATTTGTCAGCTGCCCTTCTGGAAAACAGGAAATGAAATCGCATCGGCATCCCTTTTACGCTATGGTGAGCCATTGCTGAAAACGATCACGTTTTATGCAAGGGAGCCTTTGCAGGAGCTGTCCAAGCTAACCTCTGCCCTGGAGGAAAAGCAGACACTCAGCACAGCAGAAAAAGAGACTGTCCGTGATTGGCTGCTGCAACAAAATATGAAAAAGGAAGACGTGGACACCGTGCTGTCTGCGCTGCAATAG
- the uvrC gene encoding excinuclease ABC subunit UvrC, producing the protein MANMAKIEDKLKILPALPGCYLMKNKDGDIIYVGKAKKLKQRVRQYFVGAHDFKTTRLVSHIDDFEYIVTSSEKEALLLEINLIKKHTPPYNIMFMDDKSYPYLKLTKEAAPVLKVVRNTKDRKAYYFGPFPDSGAAWETAKLLNRIYPLRKCRRMQKKECLYYHMGQCLAPCIQEIDEHVYAEMVSGIQKFMRGDVKDMLDSLRKEMEQASAELAFEKAQEKLSLIQAIEHVTSKQQIDFKDRKDRDVFGYYVDKGYISIQGFFLRGGKLLERTLSIEPLYEQAEDAFVSFILQYYANNPLPQEILIPKEYDITHLEEILDTKLLQPMRGDKLKLVDMVLANAKNAHEQKFELVERKESRRYEGMQQLSNLLQKEIHRIELFDNSHISGTHNVSGMVVYRDGEPSKKDYRTFRLGEYVSDLDSMKEVIYRRYFRLLKEGGRFPDLLIVDGGYLQIEAAKEIIDALDIPLTLCGLVKDDNHRTSNLMDVHGNILPVKRDSSLFFLLTQMQDEVHRFAISYHRRLRGKAMTKSILDEVEGIGEVRKKEIWKHFKSLKRLKEATVADISAVVPEKVAQNIYNILHNTDQKPEDA; encoded by the coding sequence ATGGCAAATATGGCAAAAATAGAGGATAAGCTGAAAATCCTTCCTGCCCTGCCTGGCTGCTATCTGATGAAAAATAAGGATGGCGATATCATTTATGTCGGAAAGGCGAAAAAGCTAAAGCAGCGTGTACGGCAGTACTTTGTCGGCGCCCATGATTTCAAGACGACGCGTCTTGTCAGTCATATCGATGATTTTGAATATATCGTGACATCCAGTGAGAAAGAGGCACTGCTGCTGGAAATCAATCTGATTAAAAAGCATACACCTCCCTACAATATCATGTTTATGGATGATAAATCCTATCCATATCTGAAGCTGACCAAGGAAGCAGCACCGGTGCTGAAGGTGGTACGCAATACAAAGGATCGCAAGGCGTATTACTTCGGGCCGTTCCCGGACTCCGGAGCGGCCTGGGAAACGGCCAAGCTGTTAAACCGGATCTATCCGCTGCGCAAATGCCGGCGGATGCAGAAAAAGGAATGCCTGTATTATCATATGGGACAGTGTCTGGCACCCTGCATTCAGGAGATCGACGAACATGTGTATGCGGAAATGGTCAGCGGTATTCAGAAGTTTATGCGCGGGGATGTAAAAGATATGCTGGATTCGCTGCGCAAGGAAATGGAGCAGGCAAGTGCAGAGCTGGCCTTTGAAAAAGCACAGGAAAAGCTGAGTCTGATCCAGGCAATCGAGCATGTGACATCCAAGCAGCAGATTGACTTCAAGGATCGTAAGGACAGGGATGTATTCGGCTATTATGTTGACAAGGGCTATATCTCCATTCAGGGCTTTTTTCTGCGCGGTGGCAAGCTGCTGGAGCGTACGCTGTCCATTGAGCCGTTGTATGAGCAGGCAGAGGATGCGTTTGTATCCTTTATTCTTCAGTATTATGCGAACAATCCGCTGCCGCAGGAAATTCTCATACCAAAGGAATACGATATCACACATCTGGAGGAAATTCTGGATACGAAGCTGCTGCAGCCCATGCGCGGAGATAAGCTGAAGCTGGTGGACATGGTGCTTGCGAATGCGAAAAATGCCCATGAACAGAAATTTGAGCTGGTGGAGCGTAAGGAAAGCCGGCGCTATGAGGGAATGCAGCAGCTAAGCAATCTATTACAAAAGGAAATTCACCGGATCGAGCTGTTTGACAACTCGCATATTTCTGGAACACATAATGTCAGCGGAATGGTGGTTTACCGGGATGGGGAGCCGAGTAAAAAGGATTACCGCACCTTCCGTCTGGGAGAATATGTCAGTGACCTTGACTCCATGAAGGAGGTCATCTACCGGCGCTATTTCCGGCTGTTGAAGGAAGGCGGCCGCTTTCCGGATTTGCTCATAGTCGATGGAGGCTATCTGCAGATTGAGGCGGCCAAGGAAATTATAGATGCATTGGATATCCCGCTAACCCTGTGCGGTCTGGTGAAGGATGATAATCATCGAACCAGCAATCTGATGGATGTTCACGGAAACATCCTTCCGGTAAAGCGCGACAGCTCCCTGTTCTTTCTGTTGACACAGATGCAGGATGAGGTGCACCGTTTTGCAATCAGCTATCATCGCAGACTGCGCGGAAAAGCCATGACGAAGTCCATTCTGGATGAGGTGGAAGGAATCGGAGAGGTTCGTAAAAAGGAAATATGGAAGCATTTCAAGTCCTTAAAACGGCTGAAGGAGGCCACTGTTGCGGACATCAGTGCTGTTGTTCCTGAGAAAGTAGCACAAAATATTTACAATATCCTGCATAACACAGACCAAAAACCGGAAGATGCATAA
- a CDS encoding resolvase: MNYFYAYVEDEREEQEMRQLQKKLQDAQEAVCFLDHGGAAQWEYLQSVWKKGDTLIICDIAHLASEVIELKRRLGLLQEHGLHTKLPDGRIVDLEQMQLMIEFVTGTIRKRNYAKQIAGIHKALEKKRNGEGSYGRPKMVLPDDFEDNIRKIMRKEMKHEDYQQQLGFKRSTYFKMVKELRDGWKEEEEKRKP; encoded by the coding sequence ATGAATTATTTTTATGCCTATGTGGAGGATGAGCGGGAAGAACAGGAAATGCGGCAGCTGCAGAAAAAGCTGCAGGACGCACAGGAGGCGGTCTGCTTTCTGGATCATGGGGGTGCTGCACAGTGGGAGTATTTGCAGTCCGTATGGAAAAAAGGGGATACGCTGATTATCTGTGATATTGCACATCTTGCTAGTGAGGTCATAGAACTTAAGCGAAGACTAGGCCTGCTGCAGGAACACGGTTTACATACCAAATTGCCGGATGGACGTATTGTGGATCTGGAACAAATGCAGCTAATGATTGAATTTGTGACGGGGACAATCCGCAAACGCAACTACGCTAAGCAGATTGCAGGCATTCACAAGGCACTGGAAAAGAAACGAAACGGGGAGGGAAGCTACGGACGTCCGAAAATGGTGCTTCCTGACGATTTTGAAGATAATATACGAAAAATCATGCGCAAGGAGATGAAGCATGAGGATTATCAACAGCAGCTGGGCTTTAAACGCTCCACCTATTTCAAGATGGTAAAGGAGCTGCGGGACGGCTGGAAAGAGGAGGAAGAAAAGAGGAAACCCTGA
- a CDS encoding endonuclease MutS2 — MKDTYEPLELDLVKEQVARHASFSLGKQLIRQMTPRFDALWVKRELTRVKEAYALVVRFGNMPFGGIHDTKDSIEAAMKDMTLTPSELREIADSTRAVEQMRKYMKASDLETPLIRELTDSFAQHQQLAASVEHCISMNSEVLDNASAKLKSIRKSILSCNGDISSEVQRFISRNANKLMDTITTVRNERTCVLVKISEKNSVDGFVHGESASGQTAYVEPRSLLVLNNRLQALKSQEQEEITRILFELSQQVKAVGHELLGNLETFALLDSIFARGLWTKAQDGCIAELNTRDDHLFLKAARHPLIDPQRVVANTYEIRKPHHSLLITGSNTGGKTVTLKTIGLFVALTMSGMPLSAEEAVVPLFDALYVDIGDDQSIQESLSTFSSHISKLADICDHASARSLVLLDELGSGTDPKEGEPLAVAVLDHLRAIGAMVIATTHYSALKTYGADNEDILLSSVEFDMELMKPTYRYIEGISGQSNAFEIARRYGLKDSIIQFAKSRKEADRSKADIAMEKLEQSLMENHELKEKLSVRLQDVKQLQEDLEREKKQLENRRKEILETVKEDARKQLEASLEEAQDIIEELKQMQSDAKPHEISDRKAKLNKLSQLEDEAGQSEHTEREKTSYQVGDYVKISKLSYYGEIVSMNKEKVCVLANGMKMNTTIHDIEPAVRQVQKTKKKGYSKASVRAFSMECNVIGMRVAEALPIIDKYLDNAMLAKANNVRIIHGMGTGALRKGVHDFLKRNPRVESFHMGGQGEGGLGATVVALKQKGSAK; from the coding sequence ATGAAAGATACGTATGAACCATTAGAGCTGGATCTCGTAAAGGAGCAGGTCGCAAGGCATGCCTCCTTTTCCCTGGGAAAACAGCTGATTCGACAAATGACGCCACGCTTTGATGCCCTCTGGGTAAAGCGGGAGCTGACACGCGTAAAAGAGGCCTATGCTCTTGTCGTGCGCTTTGGAAACATGCCCTTTGGCGGTATTCATGACACGAAGGACAGCATTGAGGCGGCAATGAAGGACATGACGCTGACACCGTCTGAGCTGCGCGAAATTGCGGACAGTACCCGTGCGGTGGAGCAAATGCGCAAATATATGAAGGCGAGTGATCTGGAAACACCGCTGATCCGGGAGCTGACGGATTCCTTTGCCCAGCATCAGCAGCTGGCAGCTTCTGTTGAACACTGCATTTCCATGAACAGTGAGGTGCTGGATAATGCCAGTGCCAAGCTGAAAAGTATACGGAAATCCATCCTGTCCTGCAACGGAGACATCAGCAGTGAGGTACAGCGGTTTATCTCACGGAATGCAAATAAGCTGATGGATACGATTACGACCGTACGCAATGAGCGCACCTGCGTATTGGTGAAAATCAGTGAGAAAAACAGTGTGGACGGCTTTGTACATGGAGAGAGTGCTTCCGGACAAACGGCCTATGTGGAGCCGCGCAGTCTGCTGGTGCTCAACAACCGTCTGCAGGCGCTGAAAAGCCAGGAGCAGGAGGAAATCACGAGAATTTTATTTGAGCTGAGTCAGCAGGTAAAGGCAGTCGGCCATGAGCTGCTTGGAAATCTGGAAACCTTTGCTCTGCTGGACAGCATCTTTGCCCGCGGTCTGTGGACAAAGGCACAGGACGGCTGTATCGCAGAGCTGAACACGCGGGATGATCATTTATTTCTGAAGGCAGCCCGTCATCCGTTGATCGATCCGCAAAGGGTTGTGGCAAATACATATGAAATACGCAAGCCGCATCACAGCCTGCTCATAACCGGAAGCAATACCGGAGGAAAGACGGTTACCTTAAAAACCATTGGTCTGTTTGTCGCCCTGACGATGTCCGGTATGCCGCTGAGTGCAGAAGAGGCAGTCGTACCGCTGTTTGATGCCCTGTATGTCGATATCGGTGATGATCAGTCCATTCAGGAATCCCTATCCACCTTTTCCTCCCATATTTCCAAGCTGGCAGATATATGCGACCATGCATCTGCGCGCTCCCTGGTACTGCTGGATGAGCTGGGAAGTGGGACAGACCCGAAGGAGGGAGAACCGCTGGCAGTTGCCGTACTCGATCATCTGCGTGCAATCGGTGCAATGGTGATTGCCACGACCCATTACTCTGCATTGAAAACCTACGGTGCCGATAATGAGGATATCCTGTTATCCAGTGTGGAATTTGATATGGAGCTGATGAAGCCGACGTACAGATATATTGAAGGAATCAGCGGACAGTCAAATGCATTTGAAATTGCCCGCCGCTATGGATTAAAGGACAGCATCATTCAGTTTGCGAAAAGCCGCAAGGAGGCAGATCGTAGCAAGGCGGATATTGCGATGGAAAAGCTGGAGCAGTCTCTGATGGAAAATCATGAGCTAAAAGAAAAGCTGTCTGTCCGGCTGCAGGATGTTAAACAGCTGCAGGAGGATCTGGAACGGGAAAAGAAGCAACTGGAGAACCGTCGAAAGGAAATTCTGGAAACCGTGAAGGAGGACGCCAGAAAGCAGCTCGAAGCCTCCTTAGAGGAAGCACAGGACATTATTGAGGAGCTGAAGCAGATGCAAAGTGATGCCAAGCCGCATGAAATCAGCGACCGCAAGGCGAAGCTGAACAAGCTGTCACAGCTGGAGGATGAAGCCGGACAGAGCGAGCATACAGAGCGTGAAAAAACGTCGTATCAGGTCGGCGATTATGTAAAAATCAGCAAGCTGAGCTATTATGGGGAAATCGTGTCCATGAACAAGGAAAAGGTATGCGTGCTGGCAAACGGTATGAAAATGAATACTACGATACATGATATAGAACCGGCTGTCCGTCAAGTGCAGAAAACAAAGAAAAAGGGCTATTCCAAAGCCTCTGTGCGTGCTTTCTCCATGGAATGCAATGTTATCGGTATGCGGGTGGCAGAGGCACTGCCGATCATTGATAAATATTTAGATAATGCCATGCTGGCAAAGGCAAACAATGTCCGTATCATTCACGGTATGGGAACCGGTGCATTACGCAAGGGTGTCCATGACTTCCTGAAGCGCAACCCGCGGGTGGAAAGCTTTCACATGGGCGGCCAGGGAGAAGGCGGACTTGGAGCGACGGTTGTTGCTTTGAAGCAGAAGGGAAGCGCTAAATAA
- the rnhC gene encoding ribonuclease HIII has protein sequence MGTCTIQASTAKMMELKQRLKNAEIRKTPPYALYQIKTSDCVITAYESGKVVFQGNGAEECAALLSPSAKPQEKKTAGRSRPAYSKEIYPQAGSDEVGTGDYFGPVTVCATCVTAQDVEFLREQGIQDSKAIDDAAIRRMAPKLIERLPHSLLILDNATYNRIHGENNMVAIKSRMHNQAYVHLRKKLGALPEFCIIDQFVQKSSYYRYLQKERDVVYDIHFETKAENKYLSVAAGSIIARYAFLKSFDAMCERYDFTFLKGAGSKVDANIRDFVAIHGKEALFQVAKLHFANTKKALG, from the coding sequence ATGGGTACATGTACAATACAGGCCAGTACGGCAAAAATGATGGAGCTGAAGCAGCGGCTGAAAAACGCCGAGATACGTAAAACACCTCCCTATGCACTTTATCAGATCAAGACGAGCGACTGCGTGATTACCGCTTATGAATCTGGAAAGGTCGTCTTCCAGGGAAACGGGGCCGAGGAATGTGCCGCACTGCTTTCACCATCCGCAAAGCCGCAGGAAAAAAAGACGGCGGGCAGAAGCAGACCTGCCTACAGTAAGGAAATTTACCCGCAGGCCGGCAGTGATGAGGTGGGTACCGGTGATTATTTTGGCCCGGTTACCGTTTGTGCAACCTGTGTTACAGCACAGGATGTGGAATTTCTGAGAGAGCAGGGTATTCAGGATTCCAAGGCGATTGATGATGCCGCGATACGGCGCATGGCACCAAAGCTGATAGAACGGCTTCCTCATAGTCTGCTGATTCTGGATAATGCGACCTACAACCGCATCCATGGTGAGAATAATATGGTGGCAATCAAATCCCGCATGCATAATCAGGCATACGTGCATTTACGTAAAAAGCTGGGAGCACTCCCCGAGTTCTGCATCATAGACCAGTTTGTACAAAAAAGCTCCTACTACCGCTATTTGCAGAAGGAACGCGATGTCGTATATGACATACATTTTGAAACAAAGGCGGAGAATAAATATCTTTCCGTTGCAGCGGGCTCGATCATTGCTCGCTATGCATTTCTGAAATCCTTCGATGCCATGTGTGAGCGATATGATTTCACCTTTTTAAAGGGTGCCGGAAGCAAGGTGGATGCAAACATCCGTGACTTTGTGGCAATTCATGGAAAAGAAGCGCTGTTTCAGGTAGCCAAGCTGCATTTTGCCAATACAAAAAAGGCCCTTGGTTGA
- a CDS encoding helix-turn-helix transcriptional regulator, producing the protein MTQREKEVFELLIANYSTKEIAKLMNISDKTVRNHISNVMLKLGVKGRAQAVVELLKLEELTLD; encoded by the coding sequence CTGACGCAACGAGAAAAAGAGGTTTTTGAATTACTGATTGCCAATTACAGCACAAAGGAAATAGCGAAGCTGATGAACATATCCGATAAAACGGTTAGGAACCATATATCCAATGTTATGTTGAAGCTTGGGGTTAAAGGAAGAGCCCAGGCGGTCGTTGAGCTGCTGAAATTGGAGGAATTAACACTTGATTAG